In the genome of Xenopus laevis strain J_2021 chromosome 1S, Xenopus_laevis_v10.1, whole genome shotgun sequence, one region contains:
- the kcnv2.S gene encoding potassium voltage-gated channel subfamily V member 2: protein MLKFKQRNRPSPISYYTDFTRGQYVGDDDRIRLAHNTGNQFFSESNYIYYIEDEEDDVEELKWAEREEKRLDGWRKQSIAAQKERGIYEDDEDIRILSPSYYGRKRRTSLHINVGGTNYCISYGVAASYPKTRIGRLATYTDRQRKLDLCDDYNPQEDIYFFDRDPAIFHHIYNFYRTGVLWVRDELCPRSFLEEIHYWGVRVKHTPRCCRISFEERQDELNEQLKVQRELRAEMETEENEELFSGMLYGHLRRQIWNLMEKPFSSVTAKAMAVASSIFVLISVVAMTLNTVEDMQYKNAAGLPSGKPYLEHVETLCIAFFTLEYLLRLISTPDVQHFLRSVLNAVDLIAILPLYLQLLLERFADEDHSGKGSSHEHEIEAVGRVGKLGQVLRIMRLMRIFRILKLARHSTGLRAFGFTLRQCYQQVGCLLLFIAMGVFSFSAMVYTVEHDVSGTNFTSIPHAWWWAAVSISTVGYGDMYPETHLGRLFAFLCIAFGIILNGMPISILYNKFSDYYSKLKSYEYTTIPKKRGKVHFTGRAMQKKEK, encoded by the exons ATGCTGAAGTTTAAACAAAGAAACAGACCCTCCCCTATTTCCTACTACACGGATTTTACAAGAGGACAATATGTTGGTGATGATGACAGAATTCGACTTGCCCACAACACTGGTAAccagtttttttcagaaagtaattatatttattatattgaagATGAGGAAGATGATGTAGAAGAACTTAAGTGGGCAGAAAGAGAGGAAAAAAGGTTGGATGGATGGAGAAAACAAAGTATTGCTGCACAAAAAGAGCGTGGGATCTATGAAGATGACGAAGACATACGTATACTTTCTCCTTCTTATTATGGAAGAAAGAGGAGAACATCTCTACACATTAATGTAGGGGGAACTAACTATTGTATTTCTTATGGTGTGGCAGCCAGTTATCCAAAGACCCGAATAGGCAGGTTGGCTACATATACTGACCGTCAGCGCAAACTAGATCTGTGTGATGACTACAACCCACAGgaggatatatatttttttgatcgAGATCCAGCCATTTTCCATCACATTTACAATTTTTATCGTACTGGGGTGTTATGGGTAAGGGATGAACTATGTCCTCGCAGTTTCCTGGAGGAGATACATTATTGGGGTGTAAGGGTAAAGCATACACCACGATGTTGTCGTATTTCGTTTGAAGAGAGACAGGATGAGCTTAATGAACAGCTAAAAGTGCAAAGAGAGCTGAGAGCTGAAATGGAGACAGAAGAAAACGAGGAACTATTTAGTGGGATGCTTTATGGACACCTAAGACGTCAAATATGGAACTTGATGGAAAAACCATTTTCTTCAGTGACGGCTAAAGCAATGGCAGTAGCATCAAGTATTTTTGTCCTTATATCAGTGGTTGCTATGACTCTTAACACAGTAGAAGACATGCAGTAtaaaaatgctgcagggcttcCTAGTGGAAAACCATACCTTGAACATGTGGAGACACTTTGTATTGCTTTCTTCACCCTGGAATACCTACTGCGCCTCATCTCCACACCTGACGTACAACATTTTTTGCGCAGTGTCCTTAATGCTGTAGATTTGATTGCTATACTTCCTCTGTATTTGCAGTTGCTTCTTGAGAGGTTTGCTGATGAGGACCATAGTGGCAAAGGCTCCAGCCATGAACATGAGATTGAGGCAGTAGGACGGGTTGGAAAACTTGGGCAGGTTCTGAGAATCATGAGGCTCATGCGTATCTTCCGCATACTGAAGCTGGCACGTCATTCCACTGGACTCAGAGCATTTGGATTTACCCTACGTCAGTGCTACCAACAAGTAGGATGCCTCCTTCTCTTCATCgccatgggcgttttttctttttctgccatGGTCTACACAGTTGAGCATGATGTGTCTGGAACTAATTTTACCAGCATCCCCCATGCTTGGTGGTGGGCAGCT GTCAGCATATCAACTGTGGGGTATGGAGACATGTACCCCGAAACCCACCTTGGAAGACTGTTTGCTTTTCTTTGTATTGCTTTTGGCATTATTCTAAATGGAATGCCGATCtcaattttgtataataaattttCCGATTATTACTCCAAACTAAAGTCCTATGAATATACAACTATACCCAAGAAGCGAGGAAAAGTTCACTTCACTGGAAGAGCCATGCAGAAG aaagaaaaataa